A stretch of Lepisosteus oculatus isolate fLepOcu1 chromosome 11, fLepOcu1.hap2, whole genome shotgun sequence DNA encodes these proteins:
- the sec24a gene encoding protein transport protein Sec24A isoform X3: MSNTGYNSQNGAGGQPFTNGPLQNPVVMQPPRPGYNMGAQPPYPSQMPGKAPHAPLPGQYNCSPYQNPPPVSLYQAPGQVAVSRPPMGPAQPLVHTPQTSGSRMPPPHLSQNSTPGTVPANSFYADTQQPPQPAWQYSMPPPMSQPAAGPVTNHVTSVTSSVPNQPSSSGYTMASPPIFQKAAPSGPDVPHNNFVHLGAVSPLMSPPSSQTYQLGRTAYGPPPAAGPPPAMRPTPPPPPAGPLGSATPPLPPTPQHEGAAHPPTPGDGLQVPNSFDTLECGGRNMGAPHPPQPAAMGRAMGHSYPSLPPGYQNMGGPANTSGMQPPKQQPYPSGPQQFQQPPVSPAQLTSAMGGMSLQQAQPPEALRAINLLQERNLLPPRPVSAPVPCLPQDLQKLNCHPEVFRSTLTNIPQTQSLLNKAKLPLGLLLHPFKDLSQLPVVTSSTIVRCRSCRTYINPFVSFLDQRRWKCNLCYRVNDVPEEFMYNPVSRSYGEPHKRPEVQNATIEFIAPSEYMLRPPQPAVYLFVLDVSHNAIETGYLNVVCQSLLDNLSTLPGDTRTKIGFITFDSTIHFYNLQEGLSQPQMLIVSDIEDIFIPTPDSLLVNLSECKELVHDLLKALPQMFTKTMETQSALGPALQAAYKLLSPTGGRASVFQTQLPSLGVGALKSREDPNQRASAKDIQHLSPATDFYKKLALDCSGQQIAVDLFLLSGQYCDLASLACISRYSAGSVYYYPSYHHQHNPAQVERFQKDLKRYVIRKIGFEAVMRIRCTKGLSIHTFHGNFFVRSTDLLSLPNVNPDAGFAVQMSIEENLVDMQVVSFQAALLYTSSKGERRIRVHTMCLPVVNSLADIFAGADVQAITGLLASMAVDRSVAASLSDARDALVNAAIDSLAAYRSSVLSVQQPGLLAPVCLRLFPLYILALLKQKAFRTGTSTRLDDRVFAMCQLKYQPLAYLMLMIHPSLYRVDNLSDEGALNINDRTIPQPGLLQLSVEKLSREGAFLMDTGMVLYLWIGRNCSSNFITQVLGVPNYSAIPQNMNQLPELDTAESVRTRAFISWLREQRPFFPVLHVIRDENQLKAIFMQNMIEDRTESALSYYEFLLHLQQQVSK; the protein is encoded by the exons ATGTCAAATACTGGTTACAACTCCCAGAATGGTGCTGGGGGGCAGCCTTTTACCAACG GTCCTTTACAGAACCCAGTGGTGATGCAGCCTCCCAGGCCAGGATATAACATGGGAGCTCAGCCTCCATACCCAAGCCAGATGCCAGGGAAGGCTCCTCATGCTCCTCTTCCTGGACAGTATAACTGTAGCCCCTACCAGAATCCACCTCCAGTGAGCTTGTATCAGGCGCCTGGTCAGGTGGCGGTCAGCAGGCCTCCTATGGGGCCAGCTCAGCCACTGGTACACACCCCTCAAACTTCAGGTTCCAGAATGCCTCCACCTCATCTTTCCCAGAATTCTACCCCTGGCACTGTACCTGCTAACAGTTTTTATGCTGACACCCAGCAGCCCCCTCAGCCAGCCTGGCAGTATAGCATGCCTCCTCCCATGAGCCAGCCTGCAGCAGGCCCCGTTACCAACCATGTGACCTCAGTAACCAGCTCAGTACCAAACCAGCCTTCATCATCAGGATATACCATGGCCAGCCCTCCCATCTTTCAGAAAGCTGCACCCTCTGGGCCCGACGTCCCGCACAACAACTTCGTCCATCTAG GTGCTGTCTCTCCGCTCATGAGCCCCCCTTCATCTCAGACGTACCAGCTTGGTAGAACAGCTTATGGGCCTCCACCAGCTGCAGGACCCCCCCCAGCAATGAGACCCACACCACcgccgccccctgctggcccactgGGCAGTGCAACCCCACCTCTGCCTCCCACCCCACAGCATGAAG GAGCCGCACATCCACCCACCCCTGGTGATGGTTTGCAGGTCCCCAACAGTTTTGATACTCTGGAGTGTGGGGGCAGGAACATGG GAGCACCACACCCACCCCAGCCTGCGGCAATGGGCAGGGCCATGGGCCACTCGTATCCCTCATTACCTCCTGGCTACCAAAATATGGGGGGCCCCGCTAACACTTCAGGAATGCAACCTCCAAAACAACAGCCTTATCCATCAGGGCCCCAGCAGTTtcagcag ccCCCTGTCAGCCCTGCCCAGCTGACGTCTGCGATGGGGGGGATGAGTTTGCAACAGGCCCAGCCTCCTGAAGCCCTGAGAGCCATCAACCTGCTGCAGGAACGGAACCTTCTCCCCCCACGCCCCGTCAGTGCACCAGTGCCCTGCCTGCCCCAGGACCTGCAGAAACTCAACTGCCACCCGGA GGTTTTTCGTAGCACACTGACCAATATTCCTCAGACGCAGTCTTTGCTGAACAAAGCTAAACTTCCACTGGGATTACTTCTGCATCCTTTCAAAGACCTCTCG CAACTGCCAGTGGTCACCTCTAGTACCATCGTGAGGTGTCGCTCCTGCAGGACCTATATTAACCCCTTCGTGTCTTTCCTGGACCAGAGGAGATGGAAGTGTAACCTCTGCTACAGAGTCAACGATG TTCCTGAAGAGTTCATGTACAACCCGGTTAGCAGATCGTATGGAGAACCACATAAAAGACCCGAAGTCCAGAATGCCACAATTGAGTTTATTGCTCCTTCAGAATATATG CTGAGACCTCCCCAGCCTGCTGTGTACCTTTTTGTGCTGGATGTATCCCACAATGCCATAGAGACTGGCTACTTAAACGTTGTCTGTCAGTCACTTTTAGACAATCTCAGCAC GCTTCCAGGGGACACCAGAACAAAGATAGGCTTTATTACATTTGACAGCACAATCCATTTCTACAATCTCCAGGAGGGTCTGTCTCAGCCTCAGATGCTGATTGTCTCAGATATTGAAG ATATTTTTATACCAACTCCAGACAGTCTTTTAGTAAATCTCAGTGAATGCAAAGAG CTGGTACACGATTTGCTGAAGGCTTTGCCTCAGATGTTCACCAAGACCATGGAGACTCAGTCAGCCTTGGGTCCAGCCCTGCAGGCAGCCTATAAACTGCTCTCGCCCACCGGGGGTCGAGCCTCTGTCTTCCAAACTCAGCTGCCCTCTCTGGGGGTGGGAGCACTGAAGTCCAGAGAAGACCCTAATCAGCGGGCATCTGCAAAG GATATTCAGCACCTCTCCCCTGCAACTGATTTCTACAAAAAGTTGGCTCTCGACTGTTCAGGGCAGCAGATTGCTGTTGATCTTTTCTTACTGAGCGGACAGTACTGTGATTTAGCATCCTTAG CTTGCATATCTAGGTATTCTGCTGGCAGTGTCTACTATTACCCTTCGTACCACCACCAGCACAACCCTGCTCAGGTGGAACGCTTCCAGAAGGACCTGAAAAGATATGTCATAAGGAAGATTGGCTTTGAGGCAGTCATGAGGATACGCTGTACCAAAG GCCTTTCCATACATACCTTCCATGGCAACTTCTTCGTCCGATCCACAGACCTGTTGTCCCTGCCCAATGTCAACCCAGATGCAGGGTTTGCTGTACAGATGTCCATTGAGGAGAATCTAGTGGATATGCAAGTGGTCTCTTTCCAAGCTGCTCTTCTATACACATCAAGCAAAG GGGAGCGACGGATCCGAGTACACACGATGTGCCTGCCTGTTGTGAATTCTCTGGCTGACATCTTTGCTGGAGCAGATGTGCAAGCCATTACAGGACTGCTGGCTAGCATGG CTGTGGACCGCTCGGTGGCAGCCAGCCTGAGTGACGCCCGGGATGCCCTGGTCAACGCTGCCATCGACTCCCTTGCTGCGTACCGCTCCTCTGTGCTCAGCGTCCAGCAGCCTGGCCTCCTGGCCCCTGTTTGCCTGCGGCTCTTCCCACTCTACATCCTGGCCCTGCTCAAACAG AAAGCCTTCCGGACTGGGACCAGCACCCGCCTGGACGACCGTGTGTTTGCCATGTGCCAGCTGAAGTACCAACCCCTGGCGTACCTCATGCTCATGATCCATCCCTCTCTATACAGAGTTGACAATCTTTCAGACGAG GGAGCTCTTAACATAAATGACAGAACCATCCCTCAACCTGGACTGCTGCAGCTCTCTGTGGAGAAGCTGAGCAGGGAGGGGGCCTTCCTTATGGATACTGGGATG GTGTTGTATCTGTGGATTGGAAGAAACTGCAGCTCCAACTTTATTACCCAGGTGCTGGGAGTACCAAACTACTCAGCAATACCTCAGAACATG AATCAGCTCCCTGAATTGGACACAGCTGAGTCTGTGAGAACAAGAGCCTTCATCTCCTGGCTAAGAGAACAGAGGCCATTTTTCCCAGTGCTTCATGTGATCAG
- the sec24a gene encoding protein transport protein Sec24A isoform X1, which translates to MSNTGYNSQNGAGGQPFTNGPLQNPVVMQPPRPGYNMGAQPPYPSQMPGKAPHAPLPGQYNCSPYQNPPPVSLYQAPGQVAVSRPPMGPAQPLVHTPQTSGSRMPPPHLSQNSTPGTVPANSFYADTQQPPQPAWQYSMPPPMSQPAAGPVTNHVTSVTSSVPNQPSSSGYTMASPPIFQKAAPSGPDVPHNNFVHLGAVSPLMSPPSSQTYQLGRTAYGPPPAAGPPPAMRPTPPPPPAGPLGSATPPLPPTPQHEDIHCGNIGNSLAPSSLASSPSEDDDEECDIECPGAAHPPTPGDGLQVPNSFDTLECGGRNMGAPHPPQPAAMGRAMGHSYPSLPPGYQNMGGPANTSGMQPPKQQPYPSGPQQFQQPPVSPAQLTSAMGGMSLQQAQPPEALRAINLLQERNLLPPRPVSAPVPCLPQDLQKLNCHPEVFRSTLTNIPQTQSLLNKAKLPLGLLLHPFKDLSQLPVVTSSTIVRCRSCRTYINPFVSFLDQRRWKCNLCYRVNDVPEEFMYNPVSRSYGEPHKRPEVQNATIEFIAPSEYMLRPPQPAVYLFVLDVSHNAIETGYLNVVCQSLLDNLSTLPGDTRTKIGFITFDSTIHFYNLQEGLSQPQMLIVSDIEDIFIPTPDSLLVNLSECKELVHDLLKALPQMFTKTMETQSALGPALQAAYKLLSPTGGRASVFQTQLPSLGVGALKSREDPNQRASAKDIQHLSPATDFYKKLALDCSGQQIAVDLFLLSGQYCDLASLACISRYSAGSVYYYPSYHHQHNPAQVERFQKDLKRYVIRKIGFEAVMRIRCTKGLSIHTFHGNFFVRSTDLLSLPNVNPDAGFAVQMSIEENLVDMQVVSFQAALLYTSSKGERRIRVHTMCLPVVNSLADIFAGADVQAITGLLASMAVDRSVAASLSDARDALVNAAIDSLAAYRSSVLSVQQPGLLAPVCLRLFPLYILALLKQKAFRTGTSTRLDDRVFAMCQLKYQPLAYLMLMIHPSLYRVDNLSDEGALNINDRTIPQPGLLQLSVEKLSREGAFLMDTGMVLYLWIGRNCSSNFITQVLGVPNYSAIPQNMNQLPELDTAESVRTRAFISWLREQRPFFPVLHVIRDENQLKAIFMQNMIEDRTESALSYYEFLLHLQQQVSK; encoded by the exons ATGTCAAATACTGGTTACAACTCCCAGAATGGTGCTGGGGGGCAGCCTTTTACCAACG GTCCTTTACAGAACCCAGTGGTGATGCAGCCTCCCAGGCCAGGATATAACATGGGAGCTCAGCCTCCATACCCAAGCCAGATGCCAGGGAAGGCTCCTCATGCTCCTCTTCCTGGACAGTATAACTGTAGCCCCTACCAGAATCCACCTCCAGTGAGCTTGTATCAGGCGCCTGGTCAGGTGGCGGTCAGCAGGCCTCCTATGGGGCCAGCTCAGCCACTGGTACACACCCCTCAAACTTCAGGTTCCAGAATGCCTCCACCTCATCTTTCCCAGAATTCTACCCCTGGCACTGTACCTGCTAACAGTTTTTATGCTGACACCCAGCAGCCCCCTCAGCCAGCCTGGCAGTATAGCATGCCTCCTCCCATGAGCCAGCCTGCAGCAGGCCCCGTTACCAACCATGTGACCTCAGTAACCAGCTCAGTACCAAACCAGCCTTCATCATCAGGATATACCATGGCCAGCCCTCCCATCTTTCAGAAAGCTGCACCCTCTGGGCCCGACGTCCCGCACAACAACTTCGTCCATCTAG GTGCTGTCTCTCCGCTCATGAGCCCCCCTTCATCTCAGACGTACCAGCTTGGTAGAACAGCTTATGGGCCTCCACCAGCTGCAGGACCCCCCCCAGCAATGAGACCCACACCACcgccgccccctgctggcccactgGGCAGTGCAACCCCACCTCTGCCTCCCACCCCACAGCATGAAG ACATTCATTGTGGGAATATTGGTAATAGCTTGGCTCCTTCATCTTTGGCGTCATCCCCTTCAGAGGACGATGATGAAGAGTGTGATATtgagtgcccag GAGCCGCACATCCACCCACCCCTGGTGATGGTTTGCAGGTCCCCAACAGTTTTGATACTCTGGAGTGTGGGGGCAGGAACATGG GAGCACCACACCCACCCCAGCCTGCGGCAATGGGCAGGGCCATGGGCCACTCGTATCCCTCATTACCTCCTGGCTACCAAAATATGGGGGGCCCCGCTAACACTTCAGGAATGCAACCTCCAAAACAACAGCCTTATCCATCAGGGCCCCAGCAGTTtcagcag ccCCCTGTCAGCCCTGCCCAGCTGACGTCTGCGATGGGGGGGATGAGTTTGCAACAGGCCCAGCCTCCTGAAGCCCTGAGAGCCATCAACCTGCTGCAGGAACGGAACCTTCTCCCCCCACGCCCCGTCAGTGCACCAGTGCCCTGCCTGCCCCAGGACCTGCAGAAACTCAACTGCCACCCGGA GGTTTTTCGTAGCACACTGACCAATATTCCTCAGACGCAGTCTTTGCTGAACAAAGCTAAACTTCCACTGGGATTACTTCTGCATCCTTTCAAAGACCTCTCG CAACTGCCAGTGGTCACCTCTAGTACCATCGTGAGGTGTCGCTCCTGCAGGACCTATATTAACCCCTTCGTGTCTTTCCTGGACCAGAGGAGATGGAAGTGTAACCTCTGCTACAGAGTCAACGATG TTCCTGAAGAGTTCATGTACAACCCGGTTAGCAGATCGTATGGAGAACCACATAAAAGACCCGAAGTCCAGAATGCCACAATTGAGTTTATTGCTCCTTCAGAATATATG CTGAGACCTCCCCAGCCTGCTGTGTACCTTTTTGTGCTGGATGTATCCCACAATGCCATAGAGACTGGCTACTTAAACGTTGTCTGTCAGTCACTTTTAGACAATCTCAGCAC GCTTCCAGGGGACACCAGAACAAAGATAGGCTTTATTACATTTGACAGCACAATCCATTTCTACAATCTCCAGGAGGGTCTGTCTCAGCCTCAGATGCTGATTGTCTCAGATATTGAAG ATATTTTTATACCAACTCCAGACAGTCTTTTAGTAAATCTCAGTGAATGCAAAGAG CTGGTACACGATTTGCTGAAGGCTTTGCCTCAGATGTTCACCAAGACCATGGAGACTCAGTCAGCCTTGGGTCCAGCCCTGCAGGCAGCCTATAAACTGCTCTCGCCCACCGGGGGTCGAGCCTCTGTCTTCCAAACTCAGCTGCCCTCTCTGGGGGTGGGAGCACTGAAGTCCAGAGAAGACCCTAATCAGCGGGCATCTGCAAAG GATATTCAGCACCTCTCCCCTGCAACTGATTTCTACAAAAAGTTGGCTCTCGACTGTTCAGGGCAGCAGATTGCTGTTGATCTTTTCTTACTGAGCGGACAGTACTGTGATTTAGCATCCTTAG CTTGCATATCTAGGTATTCTGCTGGCAGTGTCTACTATTACCCTTCGTACCACCACCAGCACAACCCTGCTCAGGTGGAACGCTTCCAGAAGGACCTGAAAAGATATGTCATAAGGAAGATTGGCTTTGAGGCAGTCATGAGGATACGCTGTACCAAAG GCCTTTCCATACATACCTTCCATGGCAACTTCTTCGTCCGATCCACAGACCTGTTGTCCCTGCCCAATGTCAACCCAGATGCAGGGTTTGCTGTACAGATGTCCATTGAGGAGAATCTAGTGGATATGCAAGTGGTCTCTTTCCAAGCTGCTCTTCTATACACATCAAGCAAAG GGGAGCGACGGATCCGAGTACACACGATGTGCCTGCCTGTTGTGAATTCTCTGGCTGACATCTTTGCTGGAGCAGATGTGCAAGCCATTACAGGACTGCTGGCTAGCATGG CTGTGGACCGCTCGGTGGCAGCCAGCCTGAGTGACGCCCGGGATGCCCTGGTCAACGCTGCCATCGACTCCCTTGCTGCGTACCGCTCCTCTGTGCTCAGCGTCCAGCAGCCTGGCCTCCTGGCCCCTGTTTGCCTGCGGCTCTTCCCACTCTACATCCTGGCCCTGCTCAAACAG AAAGCCTTCCGGACTGGGACCAGCACCCGCCTGGACGACCGTGTGTTTGCCATGTGCCAGCTGAAGTACCAACCCCTGGCGTACCTCATGCTCATGATCCATCCCTCTCTATACAGAGTTGACAATCTTTCAGACGAG GGAGCTCTTAACATAAATGACAGAACCATCCCTCAACCTGGACTGCTGCAGCTCTCTGTGGAGAAGCTGAGCAGGGAGGGGGCCTTCCTTATGGATACTGGGATG GTGTTGTATCTGTGGATTGGAAGAAACTGCAGCTCCAACTTTATTACCCAGGTGCTGGGAGTACCAAACTACTCAGCAATACCTCAGAACATG AATCAGCTCCCTGAATTGGACACAGCTGAGTCTGTGAGAACAAGAGCCTTCATCTCCTGGCTAAGAGAACAGAGGCCATTTTTCCCAGTGCTTCATGTGATCAG
- the sec24a gene encoding protein transport protein Sec24A isoform X2, with protein MSNLRVYKGNNGRIGPLQNPVVMQPPRPGYNMGAQPPYPSQMPGKAPHAPLPGQYNCSPYQNPPPVSLYQAPGQVAVSRPPMGPAQPLVHTPQTSGSRMPPPHLSQNSTPGTVPANSFYADTQQPPQPAWQYSMPPPMSQPAAGPVTNHVTSVTSSVPNQPSSSGYTMASPPIFQKAAPSGPDVPHNNFVHLGAVSPLMSPPSSQTYQLGRTAYGPPPAAGPPPAMRPTPPPPPAGPLGSATPPLPPTPQHEDIHCGNIGNSLAPSSLASSPSEDDDEECDIECPGAAHPPTPGDGLQVPNSFDTLECGGRNMGAPHPPQPAAMGRAMGHSYPSLPPGYQNMGGPANTSGMQPPKQQPYPSGPQQFQQPPVSPAQLTSAMGGMSLQQAQPPEALRAINLLQERNLLPPRPVSAPVPCLPQDLQKLNCHPEVFRSTLTNIPQTQSLLNKAKLPLGLLLHPFKDLSQLPVVTSSTIVRCRSCRTYINPFVSFLDQRRWKCNLCYRVNDVPEEFMYNPVSRSYGEPHKRPEVQNATIEFIAPSEYMLRPPQPAVYLFVLDVSHNAIETGYLNVVCQSLLDNLSTLPGDTRTKIGFITFDSTIHFYNLQEGLSQPQMLIVSDIEDIFIPTPDSLLVNLSECKELVHDLLKALPQMFTKTMETQSALGPALQAAYKLLSPTGGRASVFQTQLPSLGVGALKSREDPNQRASAKDIQHLSPATDFYKKLALDCSGQQIAVDLFLLSGQYCDLASLACISRYSAGSVYYYPSYHHQHNPAQVERFQKDLKRYVIRKIGFEAVMRIRCTKGLSIHTFHGNFFVRSTDLLSLPNVNPDAGFAVQMSIEENLVDMQVVSFQAALLYTSSKGERRIRVHTMCLPVVNSLADIFAGADVQAITGLLASMAVDRSVAASLSDARDALVNAAIDSLAAYRSSVLSVQQPGLLAPVCLRLFPLYILALLKQKAFRTGTSTRLDDRVFAMCQLKYQPLAYLMLMIHPSLYRVDNLSDEGALNINDRTIPQPGLLQLSVEKLSREGAFLMDTGMVLYLWIGRNCSSNFITQVLGVPNYSAIPQNMNQLPELDTAESVRTRAFISWLREQRPFFPVLHVIRDENQLKAIFMQNMIEDRTESALSYYEFLLHLQQQVSK; from the exons ATGTCTAATCTCCGCGTATACAAAGGAAATAATGGCAGAATTG GTCCTTTACAGAACCCAGTGGTGATGCAGCCTCCCAGGCCAGGATATAACATGGGAGCTCAGCCTCCATACCCAAGCCAGATGCCAGGGAAGGCTCCTCATGCTCCTCTTCCTGGACAGTATAACTGTAGCCCCTACCAGAATCCACCTCCAGTGAGCTTGTATCAGGCGCCTGGTCAGGTGGCGGTCAGCAGGCCTCCTATGGGGCCAGCTCAGCCACTGGTACACACCCCTCAAACTTCAGGTTCCAGAATGCCTCCACCTCATCTTTCCCAGAATTCTACCCCTGGCACTGTACCTGCTAACAGTTTTTATGCTGACACCCAGCAGCCCCCTCAGCCAGCCTGGCAGTATAGCATGCCTCCTCCCATGAGCCAGCCTGCAGCAGGCCCCGTTACCAACCATGTGACCTCAGTAACCAGCTCAGTACCAAACCAGCCTTCATCATCAGGATATACCATGGCCAGCCCTCCCATCTTTCAGAAAGCTGCACCCTCTGGGCCCGACGTCCCGCACAACAACTTCGTCCATCTAG GTGCTGTCTCTCCGCTCATGAGCCCCCCTTCATCTCAGACGTACCAGCTTGGTAGAACAGCTTATGGGCCTCCACCAGCTGCAGGACCCCCCCCAGCAATGAGACCCACACCACcgccgccccctgctggcccactgGGCAGTGCAACCCCACCTCTGCCTCCCACCCCACAGCATGAAG ACATTCATTGTGGGAATATTGGTAATAGCTTGGCTCCTTCATCTTTGGCGTCATCCCCTTCAGAGGACGATGATGAAGAGTGTGATATtgagtgcccag GAGCCGCACATCCACCCACCCCTGGTGATGGTTTGCAGGTCCCCAACAGTTTTGATACTCTGGAGTGTGGGGGCAGGAACATGG GAGCACCACACCCACCCCAGCCTGCGGCAATGGGCAGGGCCATGGGCCACTCGTATCCCTCATTACCTCCTGGCTACCAAAATATGGGGGGCCCCGCTAACACTTCAGGAATGCAACCTCCAAAACAACAGCCTTATCCATCAGGGCCCCAGCAGTTtcagcag ccCCCTGTCAGCCCTGCCCAGCTGACGTCTGCGATGGGGGGGATGAGTTTGCAACAGGCCCAGCCTCCTGAAGCCCTGAGAGCCATCAACCTGCTGCAGGAACGGAACCTTCTCCCCCCACGCCCCGTCAGTGCACCAGTGCCCTGCCTGCCCCAGGACCTGCAGAAACTCAACTGCCACCCGGA GGTTTTTCGTAGCACACTGACCAATATTCCTCAGACGCAGTCTTTGCTGAACAAAGCTAAACTTCCACTGGGATTACTTCTGCATCCTTTCAAAGACCTCTCG CAACTGCCAGTGGTCACCTCTAGTACCATCGTGAGGTGTCGCTCCTGCAGGACCTATATTAACCCCTTCGTGTCTTTCCTGGACCAGAGGAGATGGAAGTGTAACCTCTGCTACAGAGTCAACGATG TTCCTGAAGAGTTCATGTACAACCCGGTTAGCAGATCGTATGGAGAACCACATAAAAGACCCGAAGTCCAGAATGCCACAATTGAGTTTATTGCTCCTTCAGAATATATG CTGAGACCTCCCCAGCCTGCTGTGTACCTTTTTGTGCTGGATGTATCCCACAATGCCATAGAGACTGGCTACTTAAACGTTGTCTGTCAGTCACTTTTAGACAATCTCAGCAC GCTTCCAGGGGACACCAGAACAAAGATAGGCTTTATTACATTTGACAGCACAATCCATTTCTACAATCTCCAGGAGGGTCTGTCTCAGCCTCAGATGCTGATTGTCTCAGATATTGAAG ATATTTTTATACCAACTCCAGACAGTCTTTTAGTAAATCTCAGTGAATGCAAAGAG CTGGTACACGATTTGCTGAAGGCTTTGCCTCAGATGTTCACCAAGACCATGGAGACTCAGTCAGCCTTGGGTCCAGCCCTGCAGGCAGCCTATAAACTGCTCTCGCCCACCGGGGGTCGAGCCTCTGTCTTCCAAACTCAGCTGCCCTCTCTGGGGGTGGGAGCACTGAAGTCCAGAGAAGACCCTAATCAGCGGGCATCTGCAAAG GATATTCAGCACCTCTCCCCTGCAACTGATTTCTACAAAAAGTTGGCTCTCGACTGTTCAGGGCAGCAGATTGCTGTTGATCTTTTCTTACTGAGCGGACAGTACTGTGATTTAGCATCCTTAG CTTGCATATCTAGGTATTCTGCTGGCAGTGTCTACTATTACCCTTCGTACCACCACCAGCACAACCCTGCTCAGGTGGAACGCTTCCAGAAGGACCTGAAAAGATATGTCATAAGGAAGATTGGCTTTGAGGCAGTCATGAGGATACGCTGTACCAAAG GCCTTTCCATACATACCTTCCATGGCAACTTCTTCGTCCGATCCACAGACCTGTTGTCCCTGCCCAATGTCAACCCAGATGCAGGGTTTGCTGTACAGATGTCCATTGAGGAGAATCTAGTGGATATGCAAGTGGTCTCTTTCCAAGCTGCTCTTCTATACACATCAAGCAAAG GGGAGCGACGGATCCGAGTACACACGATGTGCCTGCCTGTTGTGAATTCTCTGGCTGACATCTTTGCTGGAGCAGATGTGCAAGCCATTACAGGACTGCTGGCTAGCATGG CTGTGGACCGCTCGGTGGCAGCCAGCCTGAGTGACGCCCGGGATGCCCTGGTCAACGCTGCCATCGACTCCCTTGCTGCGTACCGCTCCTCTGTGCTCAGCGTCCAGCAGCCTGGCCTCCTGGCCCCTGTTTGCCTGCGGCTCTTCCCACTCTACATCCTGGCCCTGCTCAAACAG AAAGCCTTCCGGACTGGGACCAGCACCCGCCTGGACGACCGTGTGTTTGCCATGTGCCAGCTGAAGTACCAACCCCTGGCGTACCTCATGCTCATGATCCATCCCTCTCTATACAGAGTTGACAATCTTTCAGACGAG GGAGCTCTTAACATAAATGACAGAACCATCCCTCAACCTGGACTGCTGCAGCTCTCTGTGGAGAAGCTGAGCAGGGAGGGGGCCTTCCTTATGGATACTGGGATG GTGTTGTATCTGTGGATTGGAAGAAACTGCAGCTCCAACTTTATTACCCAGGTGCTGGGAGTACCAAACTACTCAGCAATACCTCAGAACATG AATCAGCTCCCTGAATTGGACACAGCTGAGTCTGTGAGAACAAGAGCCTTCATCTCCTGGCTAAGAGAACAGAGGCCATTTTTCCCAGTGCTTCATGTGATCAG